In the genome of Treponema pedis, one region contains:
- a CDS encoding OmpA family protein: MNLSLLKKRKLFRILIFCISLSALQAQTEEGSEFLFRFKFNKGDAYKIHSVVDEKVYANGRFHHQAQIINRITVEVSDVQQASGNSLASALFSCEFMTSEQNSNKTFSWNRAYPSVFRRDELGVYTIEDKYFMPVVRDVPIFPEKAVKPLETWKSRGHEVHDFRDAFGIEKPFAVPFEVEYRYEGFAEIKGKTYRRISARYNLNYSVPKEVLQKYKGEVDIPIKTFGSSKQNLYWDEEKGNLFCYDEEFEIKLVLLSGYVLDFIGTAHAEVIETKKPDITAEEEFKKNIKDLNLENTEVKQTEEGLTISLEKINFLPDSAILLDSEKEKLKKIAEILIPFKDREFLISGHTALAGTAEARQTLSEERAAAVANYLIELGVQSREHVYTRGFGGRRPVVPNNSPENMAKNRRVEITILKQ; this comes from the coding sequence GTGAATTTATCGCTGTTAAAAAAGCGGAAACTTTTCCGTATTCTTATTTTCTGTATATCTCTTTCAGCTTTGCAAGCTCAGACGGAAGAGGGCTCGGAATTTTTATTCCGTTTTAAATTTAATAAAGGCGATGCTTATAAAATCCATTCCGTAGTCGATGAAAAAGTTTATGCTAACGGACGTTTTCATCATCAAGCTCAAATTATAAACAGAATAACGGTAGAAGTTTCGGATGTGCAGCAGGCAAGCGGGAATAGCCTAGCCTCCGCTCTTTTTTCATGCGAGTTTATGACGAGCGAACAAAATTCGAATAAAACCTTCAGTTGGAACAGGGCGTATCCTTCCGTTTTCCGGAGAGATGAATTGGGCGTTTACACTATAGAGGATAAATATTTTATGCCTGTAGTTCGGGACGTTCCCATTTTTCCGGAAAAAGCCGTTAAACCTCTTGAAACCTGGAAAAGCAGGGGTCATGAGGTTCACGATTTCCGTGACGCTTTCGGCATTGAAAAACCGTTTGCCGTTCCGTTTGAAGTTGAATACCGATATGAGGGTTTTGCGGAAATAAAGGGAAAAACCTACCGCCGCATTAGTGCCCGGTATAATTTAAATTACAGCGTGCCTAAAGAAGTACTGCAAAAATATAAGGGAGAGGTTGATATTCCGATTAAAACTTTCGGAAGCTCCAAGCAAAATTTATATTGGGACGAGGAAAAGGGAAACCTTTTTTGTTATGATGAAGAATTTGAGATAAAGCTGGTTTTACTTTCAGGTTATGTTTTGGATTTTATCGGAACGGCTCATGCCGAAGTAATTGAAACAAAAAAGCCGGATATTACGGCGGAAGAAGAATTTAAAAAAAACATAAAAGATTTAAATTTGGAAAATACGGAAGTAAAACAAACCGAAGAAGGTCTTACAATCAGTTTGGAAAAAATAAATTTTTTACCCGATTCCGCAATTTTACTTGATTCCGAAAAAGAAAAGTTAAAGAAAATTGCCGAAATTTTAATCCCGTTTAAAGATAGAGAATTTCTTATTTCCGGACATACTGCTCTTGCAGGCACTGCTGAAGCTCGTCAAACGCTTTCGGAAGAACGCGCCGCCGCCGTTGCAAATTATTTGATAGAACTTGGCGTGCAAAGTAGAGAGCATGTATATACGCGCGGATTCGGCGGAAGAAGGCCAGTCGTTCCGAATAATTCTCCTGAAAATATGGCGAAAAACCGCCGCGTTGAAATTACTATTTTAAAACAATAA
- a CDS encoding M20 family metallo-hydrolase, producing the protein MSNFKQITDFIESKKLEMIELEKLLTSIPAMAPESDGEGEIKKCEALEKYLRSAGFTDFKRLDAPDSRVPSGIRPNLIVTIKGKNDKEKLWIMSHLDVVPPGDLTKWESNPWKVIEKDGKIIGRGVEDNQQGLVSSVFAALSFIKLGIIPERTIKLLFVADEEVGSQYGILYLLKNHNLFTKDDLILVPDGGDPEGKHIEIAEKTSLWIKVITEGVQTHASMPDTGKNAFVAACDLALRLNDLENFFNKKDNLFSPDYSTFQPTKKEANVPNINTIPGDDVFYMDCRILPSYDMKEIFDEMNKRVRAVEKKYGVSITLEYDEPESSPSTPADSKVVQILSQAVKKVSGIETSTIGIGGGTVAACLRSYGFNAVVWSSLDDTCHQPNEYAVIKNIVNDAKVMAVMAGV; encoded by the coding sequence ATGAGTAACTTTAAGCAAATTACGGACTTTATCGAAAGTAAAAAACTTGAAATGATTGAGCTTGAAAAGCTTTTAACTTCAATCCCTGCGATGGCACCGGAATCCGATGGTGAAGGAGAAATAAAAAAGTGCGAAGCTTTGGAAAAATATTTACGCAGTGCAGGCTTTACCGATTTTAAACGGCTTGACGCTCCCGATTCAAGAGTTCCTTCAGGTATACGCCCCAATTTAATAGTTACAATTAAGGGCAAAAACGATAAAGAAAAACTTTGGATTATGAGTCATCTCGATGTTGTTCCGCCCGGAGATTTAACAAAATGGGAAAGCAATCCTTGGAAGGTAATTGAAAAAGACGGAAAAATTATCGGAAGAGGTGTAGAGGATAATCAGCAGGGACTTGTGTCTTCCGTGTTTGCCGCTTTAAGTTTTATCAAATTGGGAATTATTCCCGAAAGGACTATTAAACTTCTTTTTGTAGCAGATGAAGAAGTGGGCTCTCAATACGGCATTCTTTATCTTCTTAAAAATCATAACCTTTTTACAAAAGATGATTTAATTTTAGTTCCCGACGGAGGAGACCCGGAAGGAAAGCATATAGAAATTGCGGAAAAAACAAGCCTTTGGATTAAGGTAATTACCGAGGGCGTGCAAACTCACGCTTCAATGCCGGATACGGGAAAAAACGCCTTTGTTGCCGCATGCGATTTAGCCTTGCGTTTAAACGACTTGGAAAATTTTTTTAATAAAAAAGATAATCTTTTTTCGCCTGACTATTCCACTTTTCAACCTACAAAAAAAGAAGCGAATGTTCCTAACATAAACACAATTCCGGGAGACGATGTTTTTTATATGGATTGCAGAATTCTTCCTTCGTACGATATGAAAGAAATTTTTGATGAAATGAATAAGCGGGTGCGGGCGGTTGAAAAAAAGTACGGTGTTTCAATTACGCTCGAATACGATGAACCCGAAAGCTCTCCTTCAACTCCTGCCGATTCTAAAGTAGTTCAGATTTTATCTCAGGCCGTGAAAAAAGTTTCGGGAATTGAAACTTCCACAATCGGAATCGGCGGCGGAACCGTTGCCGCTTGCTTAAGAAGTTACGGATTTAATGCCGTTGTCTGGAGCTCGCTTGATGATACATGTCACCAGCCCAACGAATATGCGGTTATAAAAAATATAGTAAACGATGCAAAAGTTATGGCTGTAATGGCGGGCGTATAA
- a CDS encoding methyl-accepting chemotaxis protein: protein MKCLKILISASFILTLSVSAFSYEVKKGVLDIRANDFTETVFLTVKGEFGFFNEKFVFSKEDIDKTDVFIPCPKEWSTVTLSDGTQLSRFGFGTYTLKILLPASHPELTLKIPGPLSAWVFFADGEKTAESGKTGISKETSSPGLGNIIYNIPENAEEVYIAVQVSNFFHSRGGIYHSIELSSAKYFKRVNTFKQFIDVFVFGFGIAIILYHIALFIFQTKNKSLCLFVCFSLLVVIRNAVNGTVFDYVFGNDMWAFATKLDYLTFSLLGFSIFAYFKSMYRKDIHGIVYKMIMAESLAYALLITVTPPTIYGRLITVHQIVLLLEALYAFYFIIILLVKKRVGSAPIFTGVMFLVITTINDVLYSMMHSSVGNILPFGFAGFLFAQAFCIAWKNYLDGKQAKKVSKELLESYKEKDTIFAEIKNTGNELKHNEAVLSQNMDTAEEAMNKLSKYAESVKSEISVQNNELHGTQEATSSLNLFLDNISSGIERQSEAAENTVMQINELNNATDELYKKFELINENFSHISSASKIGKDNLATVTSIIQNIYHSSEGLLEANELITTFAEQTNLLAMNAAIEAAHAGDAGKGFAVVADEIRKLAEGSAAEAESTGKILNVINKNISESAQASNVLEKSFEDINQKLSGFQTVLSDISKFISDVKIQTEKMNSVMNSLLNEFGKVQSEKENIEQTRSNIYDSFNSLLNATEQLNSEISEMLNSIETMHNTIEKTRELEASTGESISKLGILIKTDKD, encoded by the coding sequence ATGAAATGTTTAAAAATACTGATAAGTGCAAGTTTTATTTTAACCTTGTCTGTTTCAGCCTTTTCTTATGAAGTAAAAAAAGGAGTGTTGGATATAAGAGCCAACGATTTTACCGAAACGGTATTTCTTACGGTAAAAGGAGAATTCGGATTTTTTAATGAAAAATTTGTTTTTTCAAAAGAAGATATAGATAAGACCGATGTTTTTATACCGTGTCCGAAAGAATGGAGTACGGTAACATTATCGGACGGAACACAGCTTTCGAGATTCGGCTTCGGAACATATACTCTGAAAATTTTGCTTCCGGCATCGCATCCTGAACTTACTTTAAAAATTCCCGGCCCTCTTTCGGCATGGGTATTTTTTGCGGACGGAGAAAAAACGGCGGAATCCGGCAAGACAGGAATTTCCAAGGAAACTTCATCACCCGGGCTTGGAAATATTATATACAATATACCGGAAAATGCCGAGGAAGTTTACATAGCCGTTCAAGTTTCAAACTTTTTCCATTCGCGCGGAGGAATATACCATTCCATAGAATTAAGTTCTGCAAAATATTTTAAAAGAGTAAATACCTTTAAGCAGTTTATAGACGTTTTTGTTTTCGGTTTCGGCATAGCCATTATTTTATACCACATTGCATTATTTATATTTCAAACAAAAAATAAAAGTCTTTGTCTTTTTGTATGTTTCAGCTTATTGGTAGTAATAAGGAACGCGGTAAACGGTACGGTTTTCGACTATGTTTTCGGAAATGATATGTGGGCTTTCGCAACAAAACTGGATTATCTTACATTTTCGTTGTTAGGTTTTTCCATATTTGCATATTTTAAATCTATGTATAGAAAAGATATACACGGTATTGTATACAAAATGATTATGGCGGAATCCTTAGCTTATGCCTTATTGATTACAGTTACACCGCCTACAATATACGGAAGACTTATTACAGTGCACCAAATAGTTTTATTGTTGGAAGCACTGTATGCTTTTTACTTTATTATAATCCTGCTTGTAAAAAAACGCGTAGGAAGCGCTCCGATATTTACTGGAGTTATGTTTTTGGTTATTACAACTATAAACGACGTTTTGTACAGTATGATGCATTCATCTGTCGGGAATATCCTGCCCTTCGGTTTCGCCGGATTTTTATTTGCTCAAGCATTTTGTATTGCATGGAAAAATTATCTGGACGGCAAACAAGCTAAAAAGGTCAGCAAAGAACTTTTAGAATCTTATAAAGAAAAAGATACTATCTTTGCGGAAATAAAAAATACCGGGAACGAATTAAAACATAACGAAGCCGTTCTTTCTCAAAATATGGATACGGCGGAAGAAGCTATGAATAAACTTTCAAAATATGCCGAATCGGTTAAATCCGAAATTTCCGTTCAAAATAATGAATTGCACGGCACACAGGAAGCGACGAGTTCCCTAAATTTATTTTTAGATAATATAAGCTCAGGAATTGAAAGACAATCCGAGGCGGCGGAAAATACCGTTATGCAAATCAACGAGTTAAATAACGCAACGGACGAATTGTATAAAAAGTTTGAATTGATAAACGAAAATTTCTCGCATATTTCATCGGCCAGTAAAATCGGAAAAGACAATTTGGCAACGGTAACCTCTATAATACAAAATATTTATCACAGTTCGGAAGGCTTGTTGGAAGCCAACGAATTGATAACCACATTTGCGGAGCAAACAAATTTACTTGCAATGAATGCGGCAATTGAAGCCGCTCATGCGGGAGATGCGGGAAAGGGGTTTGCAGTTGTTGCGGATGAAATAAGAAAACTTGCGGAAGGTTCCGCGGCTGAAGCCGAATCGACCGGAAAAATTTTAAATGTAATAAATAAAAACATCAGCGAATCGGCTCAAGCGTCAAACGTCTTGGAAAAAAGTTTCGAAGATATTAACCAAAAACTTTCAGGCTTTCAAACCGTTCTTTCCGATATTTCAAAATTCATTTCCGATGTAAAAATTCAAACCGAAAAAATGAATTCCGTAATGAATTCTTTATTAAACGAATTCGGCAAGGTACAGTCCGAAAAAGAAAACATAGAGCAAACACGCTCGAATATTTACGACAGCTTTAACAGTCTGCTCAATGCAACCGAACAGTTAAATTCGGAAATTTCGGAAATGTTAAACAGTATAGAAACCATGCATAACACCATAGAAAAAACACGCGAACTTGAAGCAAGCACGGGAGAGTCCATTTCCAAACTCGGAATTTTAATAAAGACCGATAAAGATTAA